Proteins from one Dioscorea cayenensis subsp. rotundata cultivar TDr96_F1 unplaced genomic scaffold, TDr96_F1_v2_PseudoChromosome.rev07_lg8_w22 25.fasta BLBR01000075.1, whole genome shotgun sequence genomic window:
- the LOC120253415 gene encoding uncharacterized protein LOC120253415 → MASQTIESHRQGAEIHHGDAVCKKKISEFLTELGLPNGLFPLDDIEEFGYNRSAGFIWIIQKKKKEHNFKKIKQVVSYATEVTAMVEKGKMTKITGVKTRELLLWLSVIDMYIEDPSSGKLTFKTGTGLSDSFPLAAFELE, encoded by the coding sequence ATGGCCTCCCAAACCATCGAAAGCCACCGCCAAGGTGCCGAGATCCACCACGGCGACGCCGTCTGCAAGAAAAAGATCTCCGAGTTCCTCACCGAGCTCGGTCTCCCCAACGGTCTTTTCCCTTTGGATGACATTGAAGAGTTTGGTTATAACCGTTCCGCGGGATTCATTTGGATaattcaaaagaagaagaaggaacacAACTTCAAGAAGATCAAACAAGTGGTGTCCTATGCCACCGAGGTCACCGCCATGGTCGAAAAGGGGAAAATGACAAAGATCACTGGAGTTAAGACCAGAGAGCTTCTTCTTTGGCTCTCGGTTATCGATATGTACATCGAGGACCCTTCGTCGGGAAAGCTCACCTTCAAGACCGGCACCGGCCTCTCCGATAGTTTTCCGCTTGCTGCTTTTGAGCTTGagtga
- the LOC120253403 gene encoding calcium-transporting ATPase 10, plasma membrane-type-like: protein MENYLNQNFGGVKSKNSSDEALQRWRRLCSVVKNPKRRFRFTANLSKRSEAAAMKRTNQEKLRVAVLVSKAALQFIHGLALRSEYKVPEEVKAAGFEICAEELGSIVEGHDVKKLKSHGGVDGIAKKLSTSTSDGLVGSQGSLKLRQEIFGINKFAESQVRSFWVFVWEALQDMTLMILAVCAFVSLVVGIAMEGWPKGAHDGLGIVASILLVVFVTATSDYRQSLQFKDLDKEKKKISIQVTRNGFRQKLSIYELLPGDIVHLAIGDQVPADGLFVSGFSLLINESSLTGESDPVMVNSENPFLLSGTKVQDGSCKMLITTVGMRTQWGKLMATLSEGGDDETPLQVKLNGVATIIGKIGLFFAVVTFAVLAQGLISRKYYDGTYLIWSGDDALEMLEYFAVAVTIVVVAVPEGLPLAVTLSLAFAMKKMMNDKALVRHLAACETMGSSTSICSDKTGTLTTNHMTVVKACICGNIKDVADSEVAISMRSQLPDIVIKTLLQSIFNNTGGEVVINQDGKREILGTPTETALLEFGLSIGGDFLATRQECKLLKVEPFNSVKKRMGVLLQLPEGSCRGHCKGAAEIILAACDKVLDHEGNVVPLDEAMVSHLNKTIDSFASEALRTLCLAYMEMENGFSDEEQIPVKGFTCIGIVGIKDPVRPGVKESVAICRSAGITVRMVTGDNINTAKAIARECGILTDGGVAIEGPVFREKSPEELKDLIPKIQVMARSSPLDKHTLVKHLRTMFNEVVAVTGDGTNDAPALHEADIGLAMGIAGTEVAKESADVIILDDNFSTIVTVAKWGRSVYINIQKFVQFQLTVNVVALVVNFSSACLTGSAPLTAVQLLWVNMIMDTLGALALATEPPTDDLMKRTPVGRTGNFISNVMWRNILGQSFYQFVVIWYLQTEGKGLFRLEGPIADLTLNTLIFNSFVFCQVFNEISSREMEKINVFHGMFKNYVFVAVLACTVLFQFIIIQFLGDFANTTPLSFLQWFLSIFIGFLGMPIAAVVKLIPVGSK, encoded by the exons AACCAATCAG GAAAAATTACGAGTTGCCGTACTTGTCTCAAAAGCTGCACTTCAATTTATTCATG GTCTTGCTTTACGTAGCGAATATAAAGTACCTGAAGAAGTCAAAGCAGCGGGTTTTGAAATTTGCGCTGAAGAACTAGGATCAATAGTTGAAGGCCATGATGTGAAGAAATTGAAATCGCATGGTGGTGTAGATGGTATCGCAAAGAAACTTTCTACATCGACAAGCGATGGCCTTGTTGGCTCTCAGGGCAGTTTAAAACTCAGGCAAGAGATCTTTGGCATAAATAAATTTGCTGAAAGCCAAGTTCGAAGCTTTTGGGTGTTTGTATGGGAAGCACTTCAAGACATGACCTTGATGATTCTCGCTGTATGTGCCTTTGTTTCTTTGGTTGTCGGCATTGCCATGGAAGGATGGCCAAAAGGTGCTCATGATGGCCTTGGGATTGTTGCCAGTATTCTTCTCGTCGTGTTTGTCACTGCAACTAGCGATTACCGGCAATCGTTACAGTTCAAGGATTTggacaaagagaagaagaaaatatccATACAAGTCACAAGGAATGGTTTTAGGCAGAAGCTTTCCATATATGAACTTCTTCCGGGTGATATCGTGCATCTTGCGATTGGGGATCAAGTTCCTGCTGATGGACTGTTTGTTTCAGGATTTTCTCTGCTAATCAATGAATCCAGTCTAACAGGTGAAAGTGATCCAGTTATGGTGAATAGTGAGAATCCATTTCTTTTATCTGGAACTAAGGTTCAAGATGGATCTTGTAAGATGCTGATAACCACCGTTGGCATGAGGACTCAGTGGGGAAAGCTGATGGCCACCCTTAGTGAAGGAGGCGATGATGAAACACCTTTGCAAGTTAAACTAAACGGAGTTGCAACTATCATCGGTAAAATTGGTTTGTTCTTTGCTGTGGTGACATTTGCAGTGCTCGCTCAGGGACTAATTAGCCGAAAGTATTATGATGGTACATATCTGATCTGGTCCGGTGATGATGCTTTGGAGATGCTGGAGTACTTCGCGGTTGCAGTTACAATAGTTGTTGTTGCGGTTCCCGAAGGTTTGCCTTTGGCTGTCACGCTGAGCCTTGCTTTTgcgatgaagaagatgatgaacgATAAAGCTTTGGTTCGGCATCTTGCTGCCTGCGAGACTATGGGTTCATCGACATCCATTTGTAGTGATAAGACTGGAACTCTGACTACTAACCACATGACCGTTGTCAAAGCTTGCATCTGTGGGAACATCAAAGATGTTGCAGACTCCGAGGTTGCTATTAGCATGCGATCGCAGCTTCCAGACATTGTAATTAAGACTCTTCTCCaatcaatatttaataacaCCGGTGGAGAAGTTGTGATTAACCAAGATGGTAAACGGGAAATTTTAGGAACACCTACGGAGACCGCTTTGTTGGAGTTCGGATTGTCAATTGGTGGAGATTTTCTGGCAACTCGTCAGGAATGCAAGCTTCTTAAAGTTGAACCTTTCAATTCTGTAAAGAAGAGAATGGGAGTGTTGCTGCAACTTCCAGAAGGAAGTTGCCGTGGTCACTGCAAAGGTGCTGCCGAAATAATTTTAGCTGCTTGTGACAAGGTTTTAGATCATGAAGGCAATGTTGTACCCCTTGATGAAGCAATGGTCAGTCATCTCAACAAGACAATCGACAGCTTTGCTAGTGAAGCTCTTCGAACACTCTGCCTTGCCTATATGGAAATGGAAAATGGTTTCTCAGATGAGGAACAAATTCCTGTTAAAGGATTTACTTGTATTGGAATTGTTGGCATCAAAGATCCTGTCCGGCCTGGTGTTAAAGAGTCCGTTGCGATATGTAGATCAGCGGGGATTACTGTGAGGATGGTTACCGGGGACAATATAAACACTGCAAAGGCGATTGCCCGGGAATGTGGCATTCTTACAGATGGTGGTGTTGCTATTGAAGGTCCAGTCTTCAGAGAAAAGAGTCCAGAAGAACTGAAAGATTTGATTCCAAAAATTCAG GTAATGGCTCGGTCATCACCGTTAGATAAGCATACATTGGTAAAACACCTCCGCACCATGTTCAATGAAGTCGTTGCTGTGACTGGTGATGGCACGAACGATGCTCCGGCACTCCATGAGGCAGATATTGGTCTCGCAATGGGTATAGCGGGCACAGag GTTGCGAAGGAGAGTGCTGATGTAATAATTCTCGACGACAATTTTTCAACGATCGTAACAGTGGCCAAATGGGGACGTTCTGTGTACATAAACATTCAGAAATTTGTACAGTTTCAACTGACTGTTAATGTGGTTGCTCTAGTTGTTAATTTCTCTTCGGCCTGCTTGACCG GGAGCGCTCCCCTCACTGCCGTTCAGTTGCTATGGGTGAACATGATAATGGATACACTCGGGGCTCTTGCATTAGCAACCGAACCACCTACCGACGATCTAATGAAAAGGACACCAGTCGGAAGGACGGGTAATTTCATCAGCAATGTGATGTGGAGAAACATCTTGGGGCAATCTTTCTATCAGTTTGTAGTGATATGGTATCTCCAAACCGAAGGGAAAGGACTCTTCCGCCTCGAGGGTCCTATTGCCGACCTCACACTGAATACACTTATTTTCAATTCATTCGTCTTTTGCCAA GTGTTCAATGAGATCAGCTCAAgggagatggagaagataaaTGTGTTCCATGGCATGTTTAAGAACTATGTATTTGTCGCTGTTCTTGCCTGCACTGTACTCTTCCAGTTCATAATAATTCAGTTCCTCGGCGACTTTGCAAACACCACTCCATTGTCATTTCTGCAGTGGTTCCTCAGCATCTTTATCGGGTTTCTCGGCATGCCTATTGCTGCAGTGGTCAAGTTGATTCCCGTGGGATCGAAATGA